The Mycolicibacterium parafortuitum nucleotide sequence TCACTCCGTCGAAGCTGACGCAGCCGCTTGACCGCGGCGGGCGCCCGGCGCTGGGCACCCGCAGCATCCCCCTTCGCCCGCTGCGCGACTCATCGTCTTTCCAGGAGTGCTTCCGTGTTCCACCCGTCCGACCTCTCGCCCGGTATCGGCTTCGCGCTGATGCTCGGCCTGGGCGTCTTCATGTTCGCCGTCGCGTTCACCGTCCGCTCGATGGTCAAGAACACCCACGACTTCGTCATCGCGGACCGCCGGATCGGCTTCGGCTTCGGCGTCGGCTCGGTCATCGCGGTGTGGACCTGGTCGATGGCGGTGATGATGTCCTCGGCGCAGGCCTTCAGCTTCGGCACGTCCGGACTGATCTGGTTCGTCGTGCCCAACGGCCTCGCGGTGATGGTGATGGTGCCGTTCGCGCTGCGGCTGCGCCGCCAGATGCCGGCCGGCTACACGATCGTCGAGTTCATCCGCGAGCGCTTCCAGAACAAGCCGGCGACCACCGTGATGCTGGTCGCGATGCTGCTCGGGCTGCTCGCCGAGATCTTCATCAACCTGTTCGGCGTGGTGCTGGTGATGGGCGTGATCTTCGGCATCAACCCGACCGTGGTGCTGATCGTCACGCTGGCCACCGTCACCGTGTACTCGTACTTCGGCGGCCTGTGGACCTCGGCGATCACCGCGACGTTCAACACGCTGCTGATCACCGTGCCCGCCGCGATCGTCGTGCTCTACGTGCTGCAGAAGGTCGGCGGCCCGGACCTGGTGTTCCAGAAGGTCGACGAGGCGGGGGCGAACACGCTCGACGCGTTCGACGGATCGGCGGCGGCCGCGTTCGGTATCTCCCTGGCGCTGGGCCTGCTCGCGTCGACGATGGCCGACCAGACGTTCTGGCAGAAGGCGTGGGCACTCAAGCCCGCGACGGCCGGACGCACCTTCGTGTGGGCGGGCATGTGGTTCTACCCGATCCCGATCGTGCTGGGTCTGCTCGGGCTCGTCGGCCTCGGATTCGGGGTCACGCTCGACGACCTCGGCGACGCCGGCCCCGGCGGCATCGGGCCGTACGTGATCAGCCACCTCGGGCTGCCGATCGTATTGATCGCGCTGTACGTGCTGATCATCCTCAACGCGTGCTACTCGTCGATCGACGGCGCGTTCTCGGCGCTGTCCTCGGTGGTCGCCGTCGACATCCTCAAGCGGGCCAAGCCCGACATCGCGCCGAAGTCGTTGTTCCGCTACACCAAGGCCTCGATCCTGGTGGCCGGTGTCATCGGCGGCATCGTCGTGAGCTCCGGCATCGACTACGTCGATCTGGTCAACACCGTGTACTTCCTCAAGGCCGCGCTGATCATCCCGTTGGGGCTGGCGATCTTCTGGAAGCGCATGACCTCGACGGCGTTCGTGGCCAGCCTGGTGCTGGCGATCGCCATCGGCTATCCCATCCGTGAGTTCGTCGGCGAACTCCCCGGAATCATCACCCTGGAGGCGATTTCACTCGTGGCTGCCGTCGGCATCAGCCTGTTGTCCAATCAGAAGTTCGACTACGACGCGCTCAAGCGCCGCGGTGAGGCCCTCACCTCGAACGACGTCCCGTCCGAAATCCCCTCGGCTGAACCGGATCCGGTCCGATGATCGCGTTCTGGATCGCCGTGGTGGTCGGCGGCATCGTCGGCGTGATCTACGTGACGCTCGGTGTGCAGGCGTTCTTCCGGGTGCGCCGTGATGTGCTGGCACTCGCGGAGTCCGGCGCCGCCGCCGAGATCGACACCGCCGGCCTCGAGCAGGAGAACAACCGGTCCTTCACCTGGAAGGCGCTCGCCGCCGTGGTGACCTCGACCGCGGTGATCGTGCTGCTGGGCGTCAGTCCCGTGTTCTGGTACATCCCAGCGGTTCTCGCGATCGGCTCGGCCGTCGCGGTGATCGCGGCATTCGTCATCGACCGGAAGGCAGCGGCATGAGCGCGAAGAAGAAGACGCATCTGCTCGGATTCGTCCAGCACGGCGTGATGAACCACGCGTCGACGATGTGGGCGCACCCCCGGGACAAGGTCGGCTACCACTGGTCGCGTCCCGAGTTCTGGCGGGATCTGGGCCGCACGATGGAACGCG carries:
- a CDS encoding sodium:solute symporter family protein, which translates into the protein MFHPSDLSPGIGFALMLGLGVFMFAVAFTVRSMVKNTHDFVIADRRIGFGFGVGSVIAVWTWSMAVMMSSAQAFSFGTSGLIWFVVPNGLAVMVMVPFALRLRRQMPAGYTIVEFIRERFQNKPATTVMLVAMLLGLLAEIFINLFGVVLVMGVIFGINPTVVLIVTLATVTVYSYFGGLWTSAITATFNTLLITVPAAIVVLYVLQKVGGPDLVFQKVDEAGANTLDAFDGSAAAAFGISLALGLLASTMADQTFWQKAWALKPATAGRTFVWAGMWFYPIPIVLGLLGLVGLGFGVTLDDLGDAGPGGIGPYVISHLGLPIVLIALYVLIILNACYSSIDGAFSALSSVVAVDILKRAKPDIAPKSLFRYTKASILVAGVIGGIVVSSGIDYVDLVNTVYFLKAALIIPLGLAIFWKRMTSTAFVASLVLAIAIGYPIREFVGELPGIITLEAISLVAAVGISLLSNQKFDYDALKRRGEALTSNDVPSEIPSAEPDPVR